GATCGTCGCGACCTTCATGTCGGTGAGGAAGAAGAGGAAGGCCGCGACCGCGGTGCGGTTGAAGTCGTTGTCGGGAATGCTCTGCCAGAGCGCGCCGCTGTCGCGGAGGCGCTTGTACTCGTCCATCTTGGCGTCGAGGATGTCGGCGATCTCGGCACCGGCCCCGGCATCCGGGCCGCTGGGAGGCTCGCTGATCGATGTGGGGAGCGGCGCGGTCGACGGATCGGTCCTCGTCGCGGTGAGGGAACCCAGCAGCACGGCGACCGCGATGATGCCGACGATCAGCACCGCTCCGATCGAACCGAACACGATCCCGATCGCGCGGCCGGACGTCCGCGCCGGGGCGGGCGCGCCGATGCCGGGGTAGGCGGCAGTCGGGTAGATCCCGGGCTGCGAGACCGCGCCGAACTGCGAGGCCGTGCCGGGCTGCCCCGCTGAGCCGGGCTGCCCCGTCGATGCGTAGGGCGGAAGCTGCGGGGGCGGCGGAGGACCGTATCCACCGGGGGAGGCCGCCGGCGGAGCGCCCGGTGCAGGAGAGGCGGGCCCGCTCAGCGGCGGAGCGAGCGGTACGACGTGCGGCGCCGTCTCGGACGTGCCGGGAATGGCGGGCGGCGGAGGGATGACAGGGTCGGCGCGCGGATCGGGCTCGTGCGGATCGACCATCGTGCTCCCCCTCCGTCGGCGACACCGGCTCGGCGCGCTCTCGCCCCCAGGCTAGCGGCCTCGGATCAGTGCCGGATCAGTGCCCGGATCACCGCTCAGATCACCGTGCCGGCTCGCGAGGTGCCGCCGTCGCCGTCGATGTGCAGCAGTGAGGCCTGCGACTGCTCCTGCTGCAGCTGGAACTCGAAACGCGAGCGATCGCCGCGGTGATACGCGACGAAGTACTCGATCGGGATGCCGTCGGACGCCCGGCTCACGCTGCGCAGCCGCAGGAGGGCGGAGCCGGCGCTCACGCCCAGATGCTGTGCCTGGTCATGGGTCGCGACGGTGGCCTCGGCCGAGCGCACCCCGCTCGTCGCGACGATGCCGTTGTCGGCGAGGAGGCGGTAGAGGGACGCCTCGGAGAGATCGACGCCGAGGGTGACGTGGCCGACCGTTTCCGGCATCCAGGTCGTGGAGAGCGACCACGGCTCGCCGTCGACGTGGCGCAGCCGCTCGAGCGCCACGACGGGTGCGCCGGGCTCGAGGTCGAGGGCGGCGGCGATCTCGTCGTCGGCGACGGCGGGCTCGTGGCGCAGCACATCGCTGTGCACATGTCCGCCGCGTCGCTCGACGTCGTCGTAGAGACCGATCAGGGTGTGCACGAGGCTCTCACTGGTGCGGGGGCGGGACACGAACGTGCCCTTGCCCTTGACGCGTTCGACGAGCCCCTCGTGCTCGAGCTGCGCCAGGGCCTGCCGCACCACGGTGCGGGAGATGCCGTAGCGCTCGCAGAGCCGGTGCTCTCCCGGCAGCGGATCGCCCGGCTGCAGGCCGTCGCGCGAGATGCCCTCGACGATGAGCTGGCGCAGCTGGTCGTACATGGGCGCCGCCGAATGGCGGTCGATCGCATCATCCATGTCAGTACGCGACGCCCGCATGCAGGATCACGTTGGCATAGGGGGTGAACTCGCCCGAGCGCACGAACGCCCGCGCGGAGTGGGTGAGCGCCTTGAACTCGACGTGCGGGACCATGGCGATCTCGAAGTCCTGGCCGGCGAACCTCTCGCGCAGCGCCGCCAGGATCTCGGGGCTCTTCTCGGCGACCTCCTCCGAGACGGTCGCGCCCTCGACGACGAGCTCGGCGAGCACCGTGTCGAGCACGTCGAGGAACGCGGGGGCGCCCGGGCGGTAGGCCAGATCGATGCGCTCGGATCCCGGAGGGATGGGCAGCCCCGCATCGGTCACGACCAGCAGATCGGTGTGCCCGGTCTCGCTGATGACTCGGGAGAGGGCGGGGTTGATGGTCGTCGCTGTCTTTCGCATGATGTCTCCTCGTGCGGGATCGGACGGATGTCGGGGCCGGAGGGCGGATGCGGTCAGAGGGCGTCGCGGGCCGCGAGGAAGGCGTCGACCTCGGCGCGCAGCGGCAGGCTCGGCGACGCGCCCTGCTTGGTGACGGCGAGCGCTCCGGCCGCGGTGGCCAGACGCACGGCATCGGTCAGCTCCCACCCGTTGGCGAGCGCGGCGCCGAGGTATCCGGCATACGCATCGCCGGCCGCGGTCGTGTCGACCGCCTCGACGGGGAAGGGCGGGACGACGAAGGCGGCGTCCGCCGTGACGACGCACGACCCCTGCCCCGCGAGGGTGATCACGGCCGCGCCGACACCCCGGTCGAGGAACCAGCGGCCCGCGAGCTCGGCACTGGTCGCGTCGACGACCTCGATGCCGCTGAGCACCGAGGCCTCGGTCTCGTTCGGGGTGACGATGTCGATGTTCGCCCACACCGAGTCGTCGAGCGGGGCGGCGGGGGCCGGATCGAGGATGACCGTCATGCCGTGCTCCCGTGCACGGGCGGTGATGTGCGCGGTGAGCGCCGAGGGCGTCTCGAGCTGGGTGAGCAGCACCGAGGTCGTGGGCGCCAGGGCGGCCAGCGCCGAATCGATCTGTTCGGTGCTGAGGGCCGCGTTGGCGAGCGGGACCATGACGATGTCGTTCTGCGCCGACGCGTCGACGCGGATGTGCGCGACGCCCGTCGGACCGGGCACGGTGCGCAGATGGGCCAGATCGACGCCCGCCTCGCTGAGACCGTCGACGACGAGGTCGTGGAAGAGGTCGTCGCCCACGCATCCGACGAAGCTCGTGCGAGCCCCCGAGCGTCCGGCCGCGACGGCCTGGTTCGCGCCCTTGCCGCCGAGCATGAGCGTGAACTCGTCACCGAGGATGGTCTCTCCCCGTGCCGGAAGGCGGGTCGAGAAGGTCGTCACGTCTGCGGTCACACTGCCGACGATGACGACGCCGGTGCGATCGGGCGAGGTGGCGGCTGTCATGGCACTCCTGATCGTCGTCGATGCGGGGTGCTTTGACATCCTCCGCGGCTGTCATTACATTAGCCGAATCCGAACCTGTAACGACAGGTTGTGCACAAGGAGACCCGATGACTGCCGCGGCCCCCCGTCTCTACGTCGACAGCGCGGACGTCGATCGCGTCGCCTCGCTCCTCACCGCGGGCGTCGTGCACGGTGTGACGACGAACCCGACGATCCTCGAGCGGGGTGGGCGCACTGCCGCCGAGATCCCCGACCTGTACGCGCGGTGGTCCGCCGAGGGCGCGCGGGAGATCTTCTTCCAGACCTGGGGCGGCGACACGGCATCGTTCCTGCGCAATGCCGAGACCATCCGGGCGCTGGGAGACCGCGTGGCGGTGAAGGTCCCCGCCACGCGCGACGGCTTCGCCGCGGCATCCGCTCTCGTCGCCGACGGGGCCACC
The sequence above is a segment of the Microbacterium sp. Root553 genome. Coding sequences within it:
- a CDS encoding ribokinase; this translates as MTAATSPDRTGVVIVGSVTADVTTFSTRLPARGETILGDEFTLMLGGKGANQAVAAGRSGARTSFVGCVGDDLFHDLVVDGLSEAGVDLAHLRTVPGPTGVAHIRVDASAQNDIVMVPLANAALSTEQIDSALAALAPTTSVLLTQLETPSALTAHITARAREHGMTVILDPAPAAPLDDSVWANIDIVTPNETEASVLSGIEVVDATSAELAGRWFLDRGVGAAVITLAGQGSCVVTADAAFVVPPFPVEAVDTTAAGDAYAGYLGAALANGWELTDAVRLATAAGALAVTKQGASPSLPLRAEVDAFLAARDAL
- a CDS encoding transaldolase family protein, which codes for MTAAAPRLYVDSADVDRVASLLTAGVVHGVTTNPTILERGGRTAAEIPDLYARWSAEGAREIFFQTWGGDTASFLRNAETIRALGDRVAVKVPATRDGFAAASALVADGATVLVTAVYSVAQALVCSSIGVQYIAPYLGRMRDAGIDGDVVIARMQEVCAGSGTDVLAASLRSPDDITGLRLAGVPYFTAAPDVIEQMLFHEVSDGSAVEFDAAMVRLGA
- a CDS encoding GntR family transcriptional regulator; amino-acid sequence: MDDAIDRHSAAPMYDQLRQLIVEGISRDGLQPGDPLPGEHRLCERYGISRTVVRQALAQLEHEGLVERVKGKGTFVSRPRTSESLVHTLIGLYDDVERRGGHVHSDVLRHEPAVADDEIAAALDLEPGAPVVALERLRHVDGEPWSLSTTWMPETVGHVTLGVDLSEASLYRLLADNGIVATSGVRSAEATVATHDQAQHLGVSAGSALLRLRSVSRASDGIPIEYFVAYHRGDRSRFEFQLQQEQSQASLLHIDGDGGTSRAGTVI
- the rbsD gene encoding D-ribose pyranase; translation: MRKTATTINPALSRVISETGHTDLLVVTDAGLPIPPGSERIDLAYRPGAPAFLDVLDTVLAELVVEGATVSEEVAEKSPEILAALRERFAGQDFEIAMVPHVEFKALTHSARAFVRSGEFTPYANVILHAGVAY